From one Rosa rugosa chromosome 4, drRosRugo1.1, whole genome shotgun sequence genomic stretch:
- the LOC133742312 gene encoding separase-like isoform X2 has product MGKEISAQRKHINLYHLMGREIPGDMLNVERAVILYNLCWLSLKDRKKDTSNNPHVLIDIPISKLVSWLMLLFVLCREVPALFQKVSRLLAAIFSLSTSSVLEAPLSTSCKDLCGRHWVCFFHQASLGIQFNYQFSMKEVQQGTDTKGSHMASGAQSLPRLAPESILNLKDFVKEFFEGLPGTTVICLSLLGCPYTSMFQELLSCSSAPAWIMVSRLNPKNLPIHILLPVHSVPGDGVTNSGGNDGGQWRCPWGSTVVDDVAPNFRMLLEENFNLSNYELASSPAEKKDHIYNVWEARRRIDDRLCTLLKNLEDSWFGSTLKYVLLGEVSNCKDLDTLCENLVRKLKSQFTDIDSSLLKVIVLGVSKYGFKGGTEQVMLEFCLKKGCFFSDVHFKDDHCADELRGFASKLHEAVKKVKGFNRIIKPTILVPDFDVQMLPWNLPVLKNQEVYRMPSVWSILAAYRNERKINPLDAYYLFNPDDSLNCKPDFDKLFRDNKLKGKVGHAPPTEELAAALESRDLFIYIGHGDGSLYIPNDRIERLRNCAGAFLMGCSSASLKLDGCYFPRGPPLSYLLAGSPVIFGNLWELTGLDIDKFTHAMLVSWFKDRSYPKDCD; this is encoded by the exons ATGGGAAAGGAAATCAGTGCTCAGCGGAAACATATAAACCTATATCATCTAATGGGAAGGGAAATCCCAGGAGATATGCTCAATGTTGAGCGTGCTGTAATACTTTACAACCTATGTTGGTTGTCTTTGAAGGACCGTAAGAAGGATACCAG CAATAATCCCCATGTGCTGATTGATATTCCTATATCAAAACTAGTGTCTTGGTTGATGCTTTTATTCGTCCTCTGCCGTGAGGTTCCTGCACTTTTTCAGAAG GTTTCGAGATTGCTGGCTGCTATTTTCTCACTGTCTACCTCAAGTGTGCTTGAAGCTCCATTGTCAACTTCTTGCAAAGATCTCTGTGGACGTCATTGGGTTTGTTTTTTTCATCAAGCTTCACTTGGAATTCAGTTTAATTACCAGTTTTCCATGAAAGAAGTCCAGCAGGGTACAGACACTAAG GGTTCACACATGGCATCAGGAGCACAGAGTTTACCTAG GCTTGCACCAGAATCTATTCTAAACCTTAAAGACTTTGTAAAAGAattttttgaaggccttcctGGCACCACAGTCATCTGTCTAAGTTTACTTGGCTGCCCATATACTAGTATGTTTCAGGAATTATTGTCTTGTTCATCTGCTCCTGCATGGATTATGGTGTCTCGCTTAAACCCTAAGAATCTTCCTATACATATTCTTCTGCCGGTGCATTCAGTACCAGGAG ATGGTGTTACAAATTCTGGTGGGAATGATGGTGGTCAGTGGCGCTGTCCATGGGGTTCCACTGTGGTTGATGATGTAGCTCCGAATTTTAGAATGCTATTGGAGGAGAATTTCAATTTATCAAATTACGAGTTAGCTTCAAGTCCTGCTGAAAAGAAAGATCATATATATAATGTGTGGGAAGCGAGACGGAGGATTGATGATCGCCTTTGTACATTGCTGAA AAACTTGGAAGATTCATGGTTTGGTAGTACTTTGAAATATGTGCTTCTTGGTGAAGTGTCCAACTGCAAGGATCTGGACACGTTATGTGAGAACCTTGTGAGGAAATTGAAATCTCAATTCACGGACATAGATTCTAGTCTTCTGAAAGTCATCGTCCTAGGGGTGTCCAAATATGGATTTAAAGGAGGCACAGAACAAGTTATGTTGGAGTTTTGCCTTAAGAAAGGTTGTTTCTTTAGTGATGTTCATTTCAAGGATGACCATTGTGCTGATGAATTGCGTGGCTTTGCTTCCAAACTACATGAAGCAGTGAAGAAGGTCAAAGGCTTTAATAGAATTATAAAGCCGACAATCTTAGTCCCAGACTTTGACGTCCAG ATGCTTCCTTGGAATTTACCGGTACTAAAGAACCAGGAGGTTTATCGCATGCCATCAGTTTGGAGTATATTGGCAGCATATAGAAATGAGCGCAAGATCAATCCTTTGGATGCCTATTATTTGTTCAACCCTGATGATAGCCTGAATTGCAAACCCGATTTTGACAAATTGTTTAGAGATAATAAGTTGAAG GGGAAGGTTGGACATGCACCCCCAACTGAAGAACTGGCAGCAGCTTTGGAAAGCAGGGATCTCTTCATATATATAGGCCATGGAGATG GGTCGTTATATATTCCTAATGATAGGATCGAGAGACTCCGAAACTGTGCTGGGGCTTTCCTAATGGGATGCAGTAGTGCTTCTTTGAAACTAGATGGGTGTTATTTCCCACGAGGTCCTCCCCTATCGTATCTGCTTGCCGGTTCTCCTGTCATTTTCGGCAATTTATGGGAATTAACAGGCCTTGACATTGATAAATTTACACATGCTATGCTTGTCTCTTGGTTTAAAGATAGGTCTTACCCTAAAGATTGCGATTAG
- the LOC133742312 gene encoding separase-like isoform X1, with translation MGKEISAQRKHINLYHLMGREIPGDMLNVERAVILYNLCWLSLKDRKKDTSNNPHVLIDIPISKLVSWLMLLFVLCREVPALFQKVSRLLAAIFSLSTSSVLEAPLSTSCKDLCGRHWVCFFHQASLGIQFNYQFSMKEVQQGTDTKGSHMASGAQSLPRLAPESILNLKDFVKEFFEGLPGTTVICLSLLGCPYTSMFQELLSCSSAPAWIMVSRLNPKNLPIHILLPVHSVPGDSDGVTNSGGNDGGQWRCPWGSTVVDDVAPNFRMLLEENFNLSNYELASSPAEKKDHIYNVWEARRRIDDRLCTLLKNLEDSWFGSTLKYVLLGEVSNCKDLDTLCENLVRKLKSQFTDIDSSLLKVIVLGVSKYGFKGGTEQVMLEFCLKKGCFFSDVHFKDDHCADELRGFASKLHEAVKKVKGFNRIIKPTILVPDFDVQMLPWNLPVLKNQEVYRMPSVWSILAAYRNERKINPLDAYYLFNPDDSLNCKPDFDKLFRDNKLKGKVGHAPPTEELAAALESRDLFIYIGHGDGSLYIPNDRIERLRNCAGAFLMGCSSASLKLDGCYFPRGPPLSYLLAGSPVIFGNLWELTGLDIDKFTHAMLVSWFKDRSYPKDCD, from the exons ATGGGAAAGGAAATCAGTGCTCAGCGGAAACATATAAACCTATATCATCTAATGGGAAGGGAAATCCCAGGAGATATGCTCAATGTTGAGCGTGCTGTAATACTTTACAACCTATGTTGGTTGTCTTTGAAGGACCGTAAGAAGGATACCAG CAATAATCCCCATGTGCTGATTGATATTCCTATATCAAAACTAGTGTCTTGGTTGATGCTTTTATTCGTCCTCTGCCGTGAGGTTCCTGCACTTTTTCAGAAG GTTTCGAGATTGCTGGCTGCTATTTTCTCACTGTCTACCTCAAGTGTGCTTGAAGCTCCATTGTCAACTTCTTGCAAAGATCTCTGTGGACGTCATTGGGTTTGTTTTTTTCATCAAGCTTCACTTGGAATTCAGTTTAATTACCAGTTTTCCATGAAAGAAGTCCAGCAGGGTACAGACACTAAG GGTTCACACATGGCATCAGGAGCACAGAGTTTACCTAG GCTTGCACCAGAATCTATTCTAAACCTTAAAGACTTTGTAAAAGAattttttgaaggccttcctGGCACCACAGTCATCTGTCTAAGTTTACTTGGCTGCCCATATACTAGTATGTTTCAGGAATTATTGTCTTGTTCATCTGCTCCTGCATGGATTATGGTGTCTCGCTTAAACCCTAAGAATCTTCCTATACATATTCTTCTGCCGGTGCATTCAGTACCAGGAG ATTCAGATGGTGTTACAAATTCTGGTGGGAATGATGGTGGTCAGTGGCGCTGTCCATGGGGTTCCACTGTGGTTGATGATGTAGCTCCGAATTTTAGAATGCTATTGGAGGAGAATTTCAATTTATCAAATTACGAGTTAGCTTCAAGTCCTGCTGAAAAGAAAGATCATATATATAATGTGTGGGAAGCGAGACGGAGGATTGATGATCGCCTTTGTACATTGCTGAA AAACTTGGAAGATTCATGGTTTGGTAGTACTTTGAAATATGTGCTTCTTGGTGAAGTGTCCAACTGCAAGGATCTGGACACGTTATGTGAGAACCTTGTGAGGAAATTGAAATCTCAATTCACGGACATAGATTCTAGTCTTCTGAAAGTCATCGTCCTAGGGGTGTCCAAATATGGATTTAAAGGAGGCACAGAACAAGTTATGTTGGAGTTTTGCCTTAAGAAAGGTTGTTTCTTTAGTGATGTTCATTTCAAGGATGACCATTGTGCTGATGAATTGCGTGGCTTTGCTTCCAAACTACATGAAGCAGTGAAGAAGGTCAAAGGCTTTAATAGAATTATAAAGCCGACAATCTTAGTCCCAGACTTTGACGTCCAG ATGCTTCCTTGGAATTTACCGGTACTAAAGAACCAGGAGGTTTATCGCATGCCATCAGTTTGGAGTATATTGGCAGCATATAGAAATGAGCGCAAGATCAATCCTTTGGATGCCTATTATTTGTTCAACCCTGATGATAGCCTGAATTGCAAACCCGATTTTGACAAATTGTTTAGAGATAATAAGTTGAAG GGGAAGGTTGGACATGCACCCCCAACTGAAGAACTGGCAGCAGCTTTGGAAAGCAGGGATCTCTTCATATATATAGGCCATGGAGATG GGTCGTTATATATTCCTAATGATAGGATCGAGAGACTCCGAAACTGTGCTGGGGCTTTCCTAATGGGATGCAGTAGTGCTTCTTTGAAACTAGATGGGTGTTATTTCCCACGAGGTCCTCCCCTATCGTATCTGCTTGCCGGTTCTCCTGTCATTTTCGGCAATTTATGGGAATTAACAGGCCTTGACATTGATAAATTTACACATGCTATGCTTGTCTCTTGGTTTAAAGATAGGTCTTACCCTAAAGATTGCGATTAG